The uncultured Methanobrevibacter sp. DNA window TAAATCATGATCTTCTAGAAGCTTATAGTGAAGCAGATACTAGTAAAGAAGTTGTCGAAGTTCAAAATGAATTTTTAGAAGTTAATGAATAATTTTTTTCTTTTTTTATTTTTAATTAATCTTCTTAAAACATACTTTTTTTTAAATTTTTAGTTTTCAAATCAAAACTGGAAATAATATTTATAATTTAAATGTTAAAATAAATATTATAATTTTATTTTAAGGATTTTTAATTATGAAACATATGGAAAAACTACTTTGGTGGTTAATCACTGGTAAAAGAGGTGGCATAAATCGAGCTAAAATTATTAAAAAACTTAATGAAAAGCCATGTAATGCTAACCAATTAGCTAGTGAACTTAATTTAGATTATAAAACTATTAAACATCATTTAAAAATATTGGTTGAAAATAATATTGTTTATAATTTAAATGATGGTTATGGTAAATTATATTTTTTAACTGATCATATGGAAAATAATTATCATGAATTTGAAGAAATTTTATCAAAAATAAAATTAGATTAAAAATCTTTAAAGGTAGGAAGTATATGTTTGATTTATTATTAGTTAATCATATTTTGATTGGTATAACAATTATTGTTGGAATAATAAATATATTAATCTTAAAAAAATTAATGGATTTCTACAAAGAAACTTATGTTGAAATTGAGTCTAAATTCACTATGGGTCTTTTATATTTTTCAAGAATATTATTAGCTGGAAATATG harbors:
- a CDS encoding winged helix-turn-helix domain-containing protein, translated to MKHMEKLLWWLITGKRGGINRAKIIKKLNEKPCNANQLASELNLDYKTIKHHLKILVENNIVYNLNDGYGKLYFLTDHMENNYHEFEEILSKIKLD